From a single Osmerus mordax isolate fOsmMor3 chromosome 14, fOsmMor3.pri, whole genome shotgun sequence genomic region:
- the cdk2ap2 gene encoding cyclin-dependent kinase 2-associated protein 2 isoform X1 — protein MSYKPIAPAPSGSNHTPPGSSVPSPSLPSSSNFRPAFSDFGPPSMGFVQPVKVSQGSTYSELLSVIEEMSREIRPTYAGSKSAMERLKRGIIHARALVRDCLAETERSART, from the exons ATGAGCTACAAACCGATCGCCCCCGCTCCGTCCGGCTCCAACCACACCCCACCGG gctccagtGTGCCCTCCCCGTCCCTACCCTCCTCATCTAACTTCCGGCCGGCCTTCAGTGATTTTGGACCACCTTCCATGGGCTTTGTTCAG cctgtgaaGGTGTCCCAGGGCTCTACATACAGTGAGCTGCTGTCCGTTATTGAGGAGATGAGCCGTGAAATCCGACCCACCTATGCCGGGAGTAAGAGCGCCATGGAGAGGCTAAAGAGAG GAATTATCCATGCCCGTGCGCTGGTGAGAGACTGtctggcagagacagagagaagtgcACGTACATAA
- the cdk2ap2 gene encoding cyclin-dependent kinase 2-associated protein 2 isoform X2, protein MSYKPIAPAPSGSNHTPPGSSVPSPSLPSSSNFRPAFSDFGPPSMGFVQPVKVSQGSTYSELLSVIEEMSREIRPTYAGSKSAMERLKRGIIHARALKPLHFYWGNWPTA, encoded by the exons ATGAGCTACAAACCGATCGCCCCCGCTCCGTCCGGCTCCAACCACACCCCACCGG gctccagtGTGCCCTCCCCGTCCCTACCCTCCTCATCTAACTTCCGGCCGGCCTTCAGTGATTTTGGACCACCTTCCATGGGCTTTGTTCAG cctgtgaaGGTGTCCCAGGGCTCTACATACAGTGAGCTGCTGTCCGTTATTGAGGAGATGAGCCGTGAAATCCGACCCACCTATGCCGGGAGTAAGAGCGCCATGGAGAGGCTAAAGAGAG GAATTATCCATGCCCGTGCGCTG AAACCATTGCATTTCTACTGGGGAAATTGGCCCACGGCATAG
- the aip gene encoding AH receptor-interacting protein, with protein MEELALNLIAEGIQKKVTSPGKGEISNFPDGTKVLFHYRSSLCDGTVLDDSRNMGGRSKPMELILGKKFKLAVWEKIVATMREGEVAEFTCETKHTALYPLVSQSLRNISAGKDPLEGQRHCCGIAQIHSHHSLGHQDLDQLQAHPQPLVFTLELLEVLSPGSFRLDTWAMTDEEKLAVVPKIHEEGNALFKNGDVKAATEKYHNAIACLKNLQMKERPGDETWIKLDHMITPLLLNYCQCKLQQGQYYEVLDHCSSLLFKYENNVKAYFKRAKAHAAVWNETEARADFAKVLQLEPSLGPSVAKELRAMDERIRTKEKEEKGRYKSLFSDTAREQQPATATTG; from the exons ATGGAGGAACTGGCACTCAATCTAATCGCAGAGGGGATTCAGAAAAAAGTGACCAGTCCCGGGAAAGGGGAGATATCAAACTTCCCCGATGGAACGAAG GTCTTATTCCACTACCGTAGCAGCCTGTGTGATGGCACGGTTCTGGATGATTCTAGAAACATGGGCGGACGAAGCAAGCCCATGGAGCTCATCCTGGGCAAGAAGTTCAAGCTGGCCGTGTGGGAGAAAATAGTTGCCAccatgagagagggtgaggtcgCTGAGTTCACCTGCGAAACCAAG cACACAGCCCTGTACCCATTGGTGTCCCAGTCCCTGAGGAACATCAGTGCTGGAAAGGACCCCCTTGAGGGCCAGAGGCACTGCTGTGGCATTGCCCAGATCCACTCTCACCACTCTCTTGGCCACCAGGATCTGGACCAGCTGCaggcccacccccagcccctggtCTTTACCTTGGAGCTCTTAGAG GTGCTGTCCCCAGGCTCGTTCCGCCTCGACACTTGGGCGATGACCGACGAGGAGAAGTTGGCAGTGGTGCCGAAGATCCACGAGGAGGGCAATGCCCTCTTCAAGAACGGTGATGTGAAGGCTGCCACCGAGAAGTACCACAACGCCATCGCCTGCCTTAAGAATCTACAGATGAAG GAACGTCCAGGGGACGAGACGTGGATCAAGTTGGATCACATGATCACGCCTCTACTGCTGAACTACTGTCAGTGCAAGCTGCAGCAGGGCCAGTACTACGAGGTCCTGGAtcactgctcctctctgctcttcaaATACGAGA ACAATGTGAAAGCCTACTTCAAGCGTGCCAAAGCCCACGCTGCCGTGTGGAATGAGACGGAGGCTCGCGCTGACTTTGCCAAAGTTTTGCAGCTGGAGCCATCGCTTGGGCCTTCGGTGGCCAAAGAGCTGCGGGCCATGGACGAGCGCATCCGCaccaaggagaaggaggagaagggtcgTTACAAGAGCTTGTTCAGCGACACTGCCAGAGAACAACAGCCAGCCACCGCCACCACG GGTTGA
- the tmem134 gene encoding transmembrane protein 134: MTAQFSIDDAFVLEGEEDGVVSEGEAEGWKGSEKEKDGDTKFGTLSFVKSQSHPSTAATGSPDHSNLKYQNLENEDGLGSNINSSFNNFFKISDPATLSYCSSQWSFSTLSSVTHLSAHCCGWTSHPLVKKNRRVVLASFLLLITGVALIFTGVVIQLNPHAGVSSAIFFVPGFLLFIPGVYHVIYITCAVRGRRGFKLFYLPYFEK, encoded by the exons ATGACAGCGCAGTTTAGCATCGATGACGCTTTTGtactggaaggagaggaggatggagtggTATCGGAAGGTGAggcagagggatggaaggggtcAGAGAAGGAAAAGGATGGAGATACGAAATTTGGGACCCTATCCTTTGTCAAGTCCCAGAGTCACCCCTCCACAGCTGCAACTGGCTCTCCCGACCACAGCAATCTGAAGTACCAG AATCTGGAAAATGAAGATGGCTTGGGCAGTAATATCAATTCCTCCTTCAATAACTTTTTTAAAATAAG CGATCCTGCAACATTGTCTTACTGCAGCTCACAGTGGTCCTTCAGCACTTTGAGTTCTGTCACTCATCTCTCTGCCCACTGCTGCGG GTGGACATCTCACCCGCTGGTGAAGAAGAACAGGAGAGTGGTCCTCgcctcattcctcctcctcatcactggAGTTG CTCTCATTTTCACAGGTGTTGTAATACAGTTAAATCCACATGCAG GTGTCTCAAGTGCTATTTTTTTCGTCCCTGGCTTCCTTCTCTTCATTCCTGGCG TGTACCATGTGATTTATATAACATGTGCAGTTCGGGGACGAAGAGGCTTCAAGTTGTTCTATCTGCCATACTTTGAAAAATGA